The following nucleotide sequence is from Populus nigra chromosome 15, ddPopNigr1.1, whole genome shotgun sequence.
ACTGTGCTCACATCAACAGACAATTGCTTAGCAATGGTGTTTTGGACGGTTTCCAGGGTTTCAGGTAGAGCCTAGTCATTTAAATATTGCACTCTGTAAGCATCACAAAATGGCAGAAACGAAGTTACGAAGAAAACAAATGGCAGGGAACGAGGAACCGAAACTTCTTACGGAGCATGAAATTGCGGTCTTGAAGAATCTAGACCTGGCAGAGGAAATGCTAGCTGCGTCTGAGAATTGGATTTTCTGGACATGTTTTAAACCGAAAAATAGAGAACCTCCCTGCATTAAGATTAATATTTGCATcagttatttattaataataataaaaaattaccatACCTTTCATAACATAATTAGAAATGGGAAGTGTCCCTAACATTAACAGAGAAGCTCTTTTGCTGAATAGCAGTGAAGGTGGCCCTAGTAGTGGTGGGCAGGGCCACCAGTGGACATGTAGGGGTTGCAAGGAAGCTGGCCATATGCGCTGTTCAACAGTAGAAACCCCAAAAAATGCATACAAAAGTTACTTGAAACAAGAAAGTGACTTGATCAAGTTTGAAGTTAATTCATGTATATATCGGGAGCTTCTATGAACTAGCTTCCAGGAGACAGGGGAAGAGGTGATGATTCCAATGTATGTTTTTGTCGTATAGGCCCTGGAGTAGGGCGGTCTCTCCCATGTCGCCCGTCTGCTTATGGTTGTAAAGAGCTAACTTCAAAGCAGTCCTAGCTTACACTTAATGAATAAATTACAGCCAATGCCAAATTTAGCTTCTTACCGTCTGATAAACGACGGAGACTTAAGCTGCTGTAGAGTTCCCAGAAATAATTTGAGCTCGATccaataatttgatattttattattgtaattttaagatGTTAATTTAATCTGAGATGATCAGATAATCTAAATCTTTACTACGCCATCAATATTATCTGtgtaaattatatttctatCCAGTCTTGTCAGATTGAACTTCAACATTGATGTGATACAAGCATGTTGAGCCATATCCATTCGACTATCAGCTCTGGTTATTTTCCTTTGTTGCTGCTACATTgccattgctttttttttttaatcacactTCTTCCacacttaaatttaatttccCCTTGATGAACAGTTGTAGTTCCTGCGATTTTAAATGATACTCGATCATTTAACAACTAAATATTGTCTTGCTAAAATGTTGTTTTGTCCAGGTCTCAGCCTCCTATCGAAATGCCATAAAACAGAATCGCAGATACCTCTCCTTTTCCAGACACGTTCAGAAGCTTCAAGACTCGATGAACAAGCTTCCGCATCAATGAAACATAAAGCTTCCAGCTCTTCTCCTAAAGAGGTTTGGTTCTCCTTCTCTATGCCATTTACTCGACAACAACTTGGTTTCATGGGTAGTTTGGCTAGCATGTCGGTCTTATAAAAGGCCGCGAGTTCGAAACGGTTTTAACTATTATACTTTTAAGAAATCATTATCGAAACggtttgtttaaaataaaagtagcTAGTGGGTGTGAATGATCGACAAGTTCATGTGGCCTAGTAGTGAAGGAGACAAGTGGGTATTCCTCGACTTGGACTGCGTAGGTTTAACTCTTATTGTtagtattttttcattttatttttttcatggttcattttttttttgtttttggtaaattatatatatatatatatatatatatatatatatatatatatatttatgatttttaaggcCTTCAAGagaaatatttgtaaaatacacgggattataaaatttataatcaatatttatatcatcATGGTTACTAacattaacaaccatataaacaaaacaatttcattaatattttttttataaattagtttACCACTAATTAACTCTTCTTTTATCATATTATGCATTACTTATCAATATCACTCTCATAACAATTTCTTGGTTTACAAATCAATTTTTAGCACATCTCAATATAAATTAACActtacattttaaaacaaatcatcgAATTCGATTGATACCTCATTTCACCtaacaattataattaattagatcatTATTTCATCTTATAATCACATTTAATTTGTAACACATTTCGTATAACAACTACATTTAatacatatcattttttttccgtCTCACAATcacatttaatttatatcttatttcatcctttaacattccTTTCATTTTAACTAGACACTCATTTCGATCTATTTTGACTTCTCAAACATAGATTCCTTTCCAAACCCAATATCTATTTTACCAATTATGACtcatccatatattttttaatttaaaatattctttatgtCCAATTATGGCACATACAAATATGTATCCCTCTTATTATTTCTTATGTTCATATATGGCATATACAAATATTAGTGGAATTATTCATGAGCTTAGATAATACTTTAAATAAACCTTTTTGGATTCCTTTGAGTCCATTATAAGGTCTCACTTTACATAAATTACATATTCgttaatttatttcatatttatgcTTGTACTATTAATCATTTCTATATAAATCAACTGTGAAGTCCTGGTGTGCAATTTCAACCCCATGAGATGAGTGAGAAATACACATTTAAAACACattaggaaataaaaaaacatgataagtGTGTCCAAAATGCTCAAGATGCACTCTTTTTCAATCGagaaatttatcaattttaaagaCAAGCCCATATTTAAAGCTCTTATTGGTTCAACTATGTTTATTGATCTAAATCAATACTCGTATTTCATATTCTAcctcatttatatttatatatatatataaacatgataTCACATTTTCCATcaacaaatatcattaatttattttgattcatgttATGTCACATTGACACATCAATAATACTTCCTAATATCAATATGCATTCCACCCATTTATGGTTCATCTATATAATTTTCAACCTTAAtgatttcttaaataaatttttgtttagttatcTATTTTCATTCTCAAAATACTCATTTCTCATTCATTCCATTCATTTCAATATTATGTCATCGCTGGCTCCTACACATTTTCATCAGTCCAAATATGTACTAACTCAAACTCTTTTAAGATTTACAGCCCCTGCTTATGCTGCCGACTAAATACTTTTTCAATCCATAGCCCCCACACATGTAGTCGgcccataaacatctgattagTAGTACTAACTCAAACTCTTTTAAGATTTACAGCCCCTGCTTATGCTGCCGACTAAATACCTTTTCAATCCATAGCCCCCACACATGTAGTCGGCCTATAAACATATGATTAGTAGCCCTAACTTGTATGGTTGGCTCATAAACATCTTATCAGTAGCAACCACTCATGTGGTCGactaaaaaacatttgataattAGCCCCTACTCTTGTAGCCAACTTAAATATCTTATCATTAGCCTATGTGGTCGACTAAAAACTTGTATTATAAGGTCCACTGTTGTGAATGATTACAATTTATGCACACTTATGCTCATTATTGAGGTCAAATACTATTTATGTAATGGTTACCACCCTTGCggtcaatttcaattaaatactagaaaCCATCATTACGGTTTATTACAATTATATATTGGATATTATCGTTATGgtttattataattatctaTTGTTTGTTATTGTTGTGGTTTATTACaattatctattatttattgttgttgttaaaacaacacaaacacatggttgtatttaatttagtcGAGCGTTCTTCCTAAGATCTAATAATTTCTGAcgaaacaaatcataaattttagttGTTTCTCAAATTAGAGGGATCAAACAATTAAAGATTTGATATCTAACCTAGCAATAAATTGTAACAAATAATAAACTAATATGCCTTCTAGTAAATAAATGAgacaattatgaaaataaaaaaatctgatgCTCAAAGcataaatttaacaataaaaacaaattagatctCATAATGTTATTGATTTTGAGGTTTCCACTTCTTTGAAGGATTACAAAAGTTTAGCCATGCAAGGCcatgatgaaaactttgtttttttgaataagTGTAATTgtattaaaggaaaaaactgtacaaaaatataaaggataTACCCCGAGATCTACATCATCCTGTAACCTAGATCCAACTGGCCTTaggcaacaagaaaaaaacaaaagctaaataaaacccaaaaatatcTGAAAACAAGACTGCTTAGACAACAGTTGTGAAACTGGTCGACTAGTTCTATAAAAACAATAGACATCCTAAGTGGAACTCAAAGGATAACAAACTAGTGGTGCCTCATAACTTTAGAAGATGCCATATGGACTTCAAAGTAGCTAGAATCtagtattttagttttttctcaaCCAACCTCGATTAGATAAGCTCAATGATCTCACTAACAACATGATGAGGATGATAATCTCGGTGAAAAACTTGATTATTCCTCTCATATTGGATGAAGTAAGCCATGGATGAGAGGACTAACCGAGCAAACAAATACAAGAACTCCTTTTTCTGCCTATAACATGTATGTCCACTGAAGTAAAAATTGTTATGTCATAAAAGGCTAACTCATAAGAGTCCTACTCGTGGTAGCCTCCTAAACCAAAGCAGAGAAAGAACACTGAATGAATAAATGGTTATGTGTCTCAACATGCAAGCCAAAAAGGAGACATACCAAGGAGTTATTAATCTGATAAGCATAGAGTCTATCCATGATGTTTAGGCGACCCATAGAAGCAAGCTATAGGATAAATAAATATCTCGGGTAATGACCTAGAAACTAGAGAAGGTGATGCACATAATTTATGAGTCTCGTGTCTTTAAGAACCTCTCATGCCAAGTCGATAGAAAATCTCCATGATAGATGACTCTTCTAGATATAGTGATCTGACAGTGCAATCCTGGGATGGAAATGAATTAAGTcctaaaaaggccataactccTAATTACTTGAGGGAAAAGACTAAGTGCCTTCTTTAATGATATCTAAGACTTTAGAATCCCGAGAACGCCCAGTAGAGGATAGCAACCTAAAAGGAAAAAGGTCGCAAAATCATTGACCATCCGACAACCAATAATCTAACCACAAGGAAGTAATAGTTCTATCACCAATGTATGAGACAAATTTCCCTTTACACCAATCTCTTCCAAGAAGGATCTTTCTTTAAGACCAAGAGGAAACTGAATGAGGCATGACATGCAAAAAACATAGACCTCTAAGTAAGATACCATGAACCTATCTTAACCACACTGATGATCTATTCGAAAGAATTTTCTAGACATGCTTAAAAATAACTACT
It contains:
- the LOC133674673 gene encoding uncharacterized protein LOC133674673, translated to MQGGSLFFGLKHVQKIQFSDAASISSARSRFFKTAISCSALPETLETVQNTIAKQLSVDVSTVTPEIKFADLGADSLDTVEIVMALEEQFGVSIGEGGAENITTVQDAADLIEKVKAAE